One window of the Hoplias malabaricus isolate fHopMal1 chromosome Y, fHopMal1.hap1, whole genome shotgun sequence genome contains the following:
- the LOC136678215 gene encoding MOB kinase activator 1B: protein MSFLFGSRSSKTFKPKKNIPEGSHQYELLKHAEATLGSGNLRMAVMLPDGEDLNEWVAVNTVDFFNQINMLYGTITDFCTEESCPLMSAGPKYEYHWADGTNIKKPIKCSAPKYIDYLMTWVQDQLDDETLFPSKIGVPFPKNFMSVAKTILKRLFRVYAHIYHQHFDSVIQLQEEAHLNTSFKHFIFFVQEFNLIDRKELAPLQELIEKLTSKDR, encoded by the exons TGGAAGCCGCTCGTCAAAGACGTTCAAGCCGAAAAAGAATATTCCAGAGGGCTCTCACCAGTATGAGTTACTGAAGCATGCCGAGGCCACCCTGGGCAGTGGGAACCTGCGCATGGCCGTCATGCTCCCGGATGGAGAGGACCTCAATGAATGGGTGGCAGTCAACA CTGTGGACTTCTTTAATCAGATCAACATGCTGTATGGGACCATCACTGACTTCTGCACTGAGGAAAGCTGCCCTCTAATGTCTGCTGGACCTAA GTATGAATATCACTGGGCTGATGGAAccaacataaaaaagccaatcaAATGCTCCGCTCCCAAGTACATTGATTACTTGATGACCTGGGTTCAGGACCAGCTTGATGATGAAACACTCTTTCCTTCAAAAATCG GTGTCCCTTTCCCAAAGAACTTCATGTCTGTGGCGAAGACCATCCTGAAACGACTGTTCCGTGTCTATGCTCACATCTACCACCAGCACTTTGACTCAGTCATCCAGCTGCAGGAGGAGGCCCATCTCAACACCTCCTTCAAGCACTTCATCTTCTTCGTTCAG GAGTTCAACTTGATTGACAGGAAGGAACTTGCGCCCCTTCAGGAGCTGATCGAGAAGCTGACATCCAAggacagataa